The stretch of DNA ACACGATCCTCGTGTGCACGGCCACCGGCCTGCTCATCCTGCTGGCCACCGACACCTACCGCCCCGGCGACAGCTCCTTGGTCGGGGCGATCCTCACCCAGCAGGCCGTCGCCGAGCACCTGGGCTCCTGGACCACCTGGCCCATGGTGATCCTCATCTTCGTCCTGGTCTTCTCCACGGTGCTGGGCTGCTACTCCTACGCGCAGGTCAACGTCAACTTCCTGGGAGGGGAGCGCCGGGCCGAGCAGGTCTTCGGGATCATCCTGACCGCCGCAGCCTTCGGCGGCACCGTCCTGACCCTGCCCGTCGTGTGGGCCCTGTCCGACATCGCCCTGGGACTGCTGGGCGTCCTCAACCTCGTCGTCGTGATCCGGCTCGCCCCGTGGGTCATCGGGGCCCTGCGTGACTTCGAGGCCCAGCGCGCTCAGGGCCTCACCGAGCCGTCCTTCGTGGGTCACGGTAACGCCCTCCTTCCCGGAGACGTGGTCCCCGGGGTCTGGGAGCCCGACGACGCAGCGAGGCGGGGGTGATCGTGATGTCGCCGATGGCGCACGCCTCATGGATGGACCAGATCGACGCCGCCTTGTCCTCCGTCTCCGACCTGCTCTTCTCCTGGGTCCTCATGTGGCTGCTGGTTGGAGCCGGCATCTTCTTCACGATCAGGACCCGGGGGGTTCAGCTGAGGCACACCGGTGCGATCGCCTCCTCGGTGGCAGGATCCCGTGACGGGCGCCATGGCGGGATCACCTCCTTCCAGGCCTTCGCCGTCGGACTGGCCTGCAGGGTGGGAACCGGCAACATCGTCGGGGTGGCGCTAGCACTCATCATGGGCGGGCCGGGCGCCGTGCTGTGGATGTGGCTCGTCGCGATCCTGGGAACCGCCACCGCCTTCAGCGAGGCGACCCTCGCCCAGCTGTTCAAGGTCCGTCGTCAGGACGGCACCTTCCGCGGAGGTCCCGCCTACTACATCTCCCGTGGACTGAGACTGCCGATCCTGGGCGGGCTGTTCGCCGTCGTCTTCCTCATCGCCAACGGCCTGGTCATGCCCATGGTCCAGGCCAATGCCATCACCGCCTCCCTTGAGGGCGCCAGCGGACTGCCTCCGGGCCTGGGGGCCATCCTCGTCGTGGCCCTGACCGCACCGGTTCTCCTCGGGGGCCTGCGAGCCATGGCCCGGGTGGCCGAGTACCTGGCCCCGCTCATGGCTCTGGCCTATCTGGTACTGGTCCTGGCCATCCTCCTCACCCACCCGGTCCAGGCCTGGGAGGCTCTTCGCTCCATCGTCGAGGGCGCCCTCGGTCTGCGCCAGGGGCTGGGCGGCCTTGCTGGGGGAGTGACCGCCGCATTGCTCAACGGCGTGCGCCGCGGGCTGTTCTCCAACGAGGCGGGGCTGGGCGGAGCGGCCTGCGCAGCGGGCTCAGCCACCGTGGAGCACCCGGTCCAGCAGGGCTTCATCCAGGCCTTCGGCGTCGTGGTCGACACCCTGTTCGTGTGCACCGCAACGGCGCTGGCGATCCTGGTCGCCGGAGCAGACGTCTTCCGGCCCGGAGCCACCGCCAAGGAGACCGCGGGAACCCTGACCCAGGATGCCATCGCCCACCTCGTGGGGGAGTGGAGCCGCTGGCCCATGGCCCTGCTCGTCGTGGTCCTGGCCTACACCACCATCATCGGGGCCTTCTCCTACGCCCAGGTCTGCCTGGACTACCTCACCGACCGCCCCTGGGTCTCACGGGCACTCCAGATCGGAGCCGTCGTCTGCGCCGGTGTCGGCAGCGTGCAGCAGCTGACCACCGTCTGGACCCTGGCTGACGTGCTCCTTGGCGTCGGCGCCATCATCAACCTCATCGCGCTCGTGGCTCTGAGCCGATGGGTTGCCTGCGCCCTCCGTGACTGGGAGGCGCTCCAACGCGATCCGAGGCCGGACGGGAGTCGGCCGGCCTTCCGAGCTGATTCCGACCACCTGCCCGCAGCTCTGCCCTCGGGCGCCTGGGAGAAGTCGATCCCCTCGTAGGCCGACGGCGTCACCGGATCGAAACACTGTGTCCGTAGCCTTCGAAAACAGGGTGCACCACCTCTCCCCCAAGAGGGGTGGATGAGGCAATGACGCGTGTCCCTAGACATACACGCACATCGCCCGCCTTGCCTGCGTCGTCGTCCCACTCCATGGAGGTTCTCACGTGCAACCGGTTCTGGCTCCCTTGAACAGTGCCGCATCCAGCGGAGGCAACAGCTGGACCGACTCTCTGGAGTCCTTCTTCACCGCCGGCGCAGACATCCTGGACAAGGCGTCCGGCTACCTGTTCCTCTACCTGCTCGCTTGGCTGCTCGTCCTGGGCGGGTTGTACTTCACCATACGGACCGGCGCGGTACAGCTGCGTCTCTTCCCCCACATGGTGCGGGCCATCACCTCCTCCCGGGACAGCAACGAGGGCGGGATCTCCTCCTTCCAGGCCTTCGCGGTCGGCCTGGCCTCCCGGGTCGGCACCGGCAACATCGTGGGCGTGGCCATCGCCATCACAATGGGCGGCCCCGGCGCCGTGTTCTGGATGTGGATCGTGGCTCTGGTGGGTATGGCCACCGGGTTCATCGAGGCGACCCTCGCCCAGATGTACAAGGTCACCCACCCCGACGGCTCCTTCCGCGGTGGTCCGGCCTACTACATCATGCGGGGTCTGGGCTCCAAGCCAGCCGCCCGGGTCTTCGCCGTCGTCATCACCTTCGTCTTCGGCTTCGCCTACGAGGCCACCCAGGCCAACACCATCGCGGCGACCATGAAGAGCACCTTCCACATCGAGCCGTGGATGACCGCCGTCGGCCTGGTCGTCATCACCACGCCGATCGTCTTCAAGGGCATCAAGTCGGTGGCTGCCGTCTCCGAGTGGCTCGTGCCGATCATGACGGTGGTCTACGCCTTCATCGCCCTGGCGATCCTGGTGCTTCACGCCAGCGCGATCCCGGGAGCCATCGTCTCCATCTTCGAGGGCGCCTTCGGGCTCAACCAGGCCTTCGCCGGAACCGCCGGCGGGCTCTTCGCCGCCGCGCTCAACGGCGTCAAGCGCGGCCTGTTCTCCAACGAGGCCGGTGAGGGATCGGTTCCCAACATCGCCGCCACGGCGACCGTCTCCCACCCCGTGCAGCAGGGCTTCGTGCAGTCCCTGGGCGTGTTCGTCGACACGATCGTGGTGTGCACCGTCACCGCCCTCATCGTCCTGCTCTCCGGGGTCTACGACCCGATGGCCGCTCAAGCCAACCCGGATACCGCGAATGCAGCCGCCAATACCCTGACCTCCGCCTCGGTCACCCACGTGCTCGGCGGATGGGCGCAGTACCTCATGGCCATCATCATCTTCGTCTTCGCCTACTCCTCACTCCTGGGCAACTACACCTACGCCCAGGTCAACATGGACTTCCTCCAGGGCAAGCAGCACAAGCACTACGCCCTGCGGGCCATGATCATCGTGGCCACCGCCGTCGGCTCCCTGTCCACCCTCACCTTCGTGTGGAACCTCTCCGACCTGGTCATGGGCGCGATGACCGTCATCAACATGGTCTCCATCCTCCTGCTGGGAGGCTGGGCCTTCGGCGCCCTGCGCGACTGGGAGGCCCAGCGCCGAGCCGTCCAGACCGGCGAGAAGGAGGAGATCCGGTTCATCGCCACCGACAATCCCTACCTGCCCGGCAAGCTCCCCGGAGAGATCTGGGCCGCCGACGGCCCCGCCCACGCCGCCGTCATGGAGCGTCGCGCCGCACTGGAGGAGGCATCGGGCAGCTGACCCAGACCGCGTTAGGCTGGCACCCATGAAGATCGCACGATTCTCCACCGGTGACGAGCCCCGCTACGGCATCGTCCAGGGGCTGCCCGACGGCGAGGTCGCCTCGGGCGAGTCCGAGGGGCACCTCCTGGTTCTCAAGGGGGACCCCCTCTACTCCCTGCCCGAGGCCACCGGAGAGGTCGTCGAGCTGCGCGAGGCCCGGCTCCTGTCCCCGGTCATCCCTCGCTCCAAGGTCGTGGGGATCGGGAAGAACTACACGGACCACATCACCGAGATGGGGGAGTGCGGGCCCTCGCGCGAGCCGATCGTCTTCCTCAAGCCCAATACCTCCGTCATCGGCCCGGATGCTCCGATCGTCCTGCCACCGTGGAGCGATGAGGTCCACTACGAGGCCGAGCTGGCCGTCGTCATCAAGACCCTTGCCAAGGACGTCCCCGCTGACCACGCCGAGGACGTCATCCTGGGATACACGGTCGCCAACGATGTCTCGGCCCGCGACCGCCAGCGCGCCGAACCGCAGTGGGTGCGGGCCAAGGCATTCGACACCTCCTGCCCCCTAGGACCGTGGATCGAGGTTCCCGAGCCCGGCCGTCCCCCCGTCTTCTCACCCGACGACGCTGCAGTACGCACCCGGGTCGACGGCCGCCTGGTCCAGGAGGGCCGCACCGGAGACATGATCCGTTCCGTCCCCGAGCTGGTCTCCTACATCTCGACGATCTTCACCCTCCTCCCCGGCGACGTCATCCTCACCGGTACACCTGCCGGAGTCGGCGAGATCCGGGCCGGCCAGCGCGTCGAGGTCGAGATCGCGGGCATCGGCTCCTTCTCCAACCCGGTGGTACGTCGCTGAGCCGACGGCGTCGGCCCCGGAACGTCCCGGCTCAGGATGCCGCTTGGGACAGGCGGCGGACCGCGTCGCCGATGCGGCGCACGGTCTCCTCCTCGATGCCTCGGCCCGTGGCCAGGTTGAGGCGGCAGAATCCCGACCAGGCCCTCCCGAAGGTCACGCCCTCATTCATCGCGACTCCGGCCTCCTTGCGGAAGAAGCGCGCCGGCCGCTCCATACCCAGGTCCCGGCAGTCCAGCCAGGCCAGATAGGTCGCCTCCGGCAGAGTTGGCTCGACGCCCTCGAGGCCGTTCAGGGCGTCGCTCACCATGTCCCTGTTGGCGCGGATGTAGGCACGAACCTCGCCCAGCCAGTCCTGCCCCTCACGCAGGGCCGCAATAGTGGCCAGGGCCCCGACGACGGAGGCCCCAGCCGTGAGATGAGCGCTGCCGGCATCGGTCTCCCACCGCGTACGGGCCTGGCCCGAGGCGATGAGCTGGGCGCACTTCAGACCCGGGATGTTCCACCCCTTGGATGCGGCCGTCGCCGTGAAGGTCAGATCCGGGTCTGCGCCCGGACGGGAGGCGTAGGGGGTGTGCGCCAAGGAGTCTTCGAGCACCAGGGGAGCATGGATCTCGTCGGCGAAGACCGGTACCCCATAGGTCGAGGACAGTGCCGCGACGGCGTCGAGCTCAGCGGCTGAGAGGACTCGCCCCACCGGGTTCCACGGGTTGCACAGGACGAGCAGCCCGGCTCCTGCCGCCATGGCGGACTCGATGCCGTCAAGATCCAGTACCCAGTGAGGCGAACCGTCCCGTGCTCCGCGCGCGACAGAGGGGACCTCGACGCAGCTCCGACCGTTGCGTCCCGGGATCTCCAGAAAGGGCATATAGGCAGGGGTGGGGACGATGACAGCAGAGTCCTCGCGGGTGTGAGAGGCGATCACCGCGCTCAGTGACGAGAGTACGTCGGGCAGCAGACTCACCTGCTCGGCCTCCACCTGCCAGCCGAAGGCCTCACGCTGATAGTGTGCCATCTCCTCGCGCGCCG from Actinomyces sp. Marseille-P3109 encodes:
- a CDS encoding alanine/glycine:cation symporter family protein, with protein sequence MSPMAHASWMDQIDAALSSVSDLLFSWVLMWLLVGAGIFFTIRTRGVQLRHTGAIASSVAGSRDGRHGGITSFQAFAVGLACRVGTGNIVGVALALIMGGPGAVLWMWLVAILGTATAFSEATLAQLFKVRRQDGTFRGGPAYYISRGLRLPILGGLFAVVFLIANGLVMPMVQANAITASLEGASGLPPGLGAILVVALTAPVLLGGLRAMARVAEYLAPLMALAYLVLVLAILLTHPVQAWEALRSIVEGALGLRQGLGGLAGGVTAALLNGVRRGLFSNEAGLGGAACAAGSATVEHPVQQGFIQAFGVVVDTLFVCTATALAILVAGADVFRPGATAKETAGTLTQDAIAHLVGEWSRWPMALLVVVLAYTTIIGAFSYAQVCLDYLTDRPWVSRALQIGAVVCAGVGSVQQLTTVWTLADVLLGVGAIINLIALVALSRWVACALRDWEALQRDPRPDGSRPAFRADSDHLPAALPSGAWEKSIPS
- a CDS encoding alanine/glycine:cation symporter family protein — its product is MQPVLAPLNSAASSGGNSWTDSLESFFTAGADILDKASGYLFLYLLAWLLVLGGLYFTIRTGAVQLRLFPHMVRAITSSRDSNEGGISSFQAFAVGLASRVGTGNIVGVAIAITMGGPGAVFWMWIVALVGMATGFIEATLAQMYKVTHPDGSFRGGPAYYIMRGLGSKPAARVFAVVITFVFGFAYEATQANTIAATMKSTFHIEPWMTAVGLVVITTPIVFKGIKSVAAVSEWLVPIMTVVYAFIALAILVLHASAIPGAIVSIFEGAFGLNQAFAGTAGGLFAAALNGVKRGLFSNEAGEGSVPNIAATATVSHPVQQGFVQSLGVFVDTIVVCTVTALIVLLSGVYDPMAAQANPDTANAAANTLTSASVTHVLGGWAQYLMAIIIFVFAYSSLLGNYTYAQVNMDFLQGKQHKHYALRAMIIVATAVGSLSTLTFVWNLSDLVMGAMTVINMVSILLLGGWAFGALRDWEAQRRAVQTGEKEEIRFIATDNPYLPGKLPGEIWAADGPAHAAVMERRAALEEASGS
- a CDS encoding fumarylacetoacetate hydrolase family protein, with the translated sequence MKIARFSTGDEPRYGIVQGLPDGEVASGESEGHLLVLKGDPLYSLPEATGEVVELREARLLSPVIPRSKVVGIGKNYTDHITEMGECGPSREPIVFLKPNTSVIGPDAPIVLPPWSDEVHYEAELAVVIKTLAKDVPADHAEDVILGYTVANDVSARDRQRAEPQWVRAKAFDTSCPLGPWIEVPEPGRPPVFSPDDAAVRTRVDGRLVQEGRTGDMIRSVPELVSYISTIFTLLPGDVILTGTPAGVGEIRAGQRVEVEIAGIGSFSNPVVRR
- a CDS encoding MalY/PatB family protein, which translates into the protein MAVSSDNGSGSLAQIFDSLTPQQMRERGSLKWSQYPGDVIGAWVAEMDLGTAPAVEAAIRQATHDGLLGYMPPSVSQAAREEMAHYQREAFGWQVEAEQVSLLPDVLSSLSAVIASHTREDSAVIVPTPAYMPFLEIPGRNGRSCVEVPSVARGARDGSPHWVLDLDGIESAMAAGAGLLVLCNPWNPVGRVLSAAELDAVAALSSTYGVPVFADEIHAPLVLEDSLAHTPYASRPGADPDLTFTATAASKGWNIPGLKCAQLIASGQARTRWETDAGSAHLTAGASVVGALATIAALREGQDWLGEVRAYIRANRDMVSDALNGLEGVEPTLPEATYLAWLDCRDLGMERPARFFRKEAGVAMNEGVTFGRAWSGFCRLNLATGRGIEEETVRRIGDAVRRLSQAAS